The Manis javanica isolate MJ-LG chromosome 2, MJ_LKY, whole genome shotgun sequence genome contains a region encoding:
- the LOC108397408 gene encoding LOW QUALITY PROTEIN: interferon omega-1-like (The sequence of the model RefSeq protein was modified relative to this genomic sequence to represent the inferred CDS: deleted 1 base in 1 codon) → MAFLVSSLTVLVMIFSRPISSISCDLPHSLGSGRQETFTALDQMGTISLLSCLKYRTDFKFPQKELDGSQFQEAQAISVLHEMLQQIFSLFHTERSSAAWNTTLLDRLCTGLHRQLEDLDTCLVQAMGEEKSALGTEGPALAVKRYFREIHLYLKEKKYSDCAWEIVRVEIRAAFSSLTSL, encoded by the exons ATGGCGTTTCTGGTCTCTTCACTGACGGTGTTAGTGATGATCTTCTCCAGGCCCATTTCCTCCATTAGCTGTGACCTGCCTCATAGCCTTGGCTCGGGAAGGCAGGAGACCTTCACAGCTCTGGACCAAATGGGGacaatctctcttctttcttgtctGAAGTATAGGACTGACTTCAAATTCCCCCAGAAGGAGCTGGATGGCAGCCAGTTCCAGGAGGCCCAGGCCATCTCTGTCCTCCACGAGATGCTCCAGCAGATCTTCAGCCTCTTCCACACAGAGCGCTCCTCTGCTGCCTGGAACACCACCCTCCTGGACCGACTCTGCACTGGACTCCATCGGCAGCTGGAAGACCTGGACACCTGTTTGGTGCAGGCGATGGGAGAGGAGAAATCTGCCCTGGGAACTGAGGGCCCTGCACTGGCTGTGAAGAGGTATTTCCGGGAAATCCACCTCTacctgaaagagaagaaatacagtgACTGTGCCTGGGAAATTGTCAGAGTAGAAATC AGAGCTGCTTTCTCTTCATTAACAAGCTTATAA
- the LOC108397409 gene encoding interferon alpha-2-like yields the protein MALPISVLLALVMLCSSPTGSLGCDLSPSQGSLETFTLLSQMERISILSCLKDRTDFRFPQVLVDGNQLEKTQTIAVVHEMLQQIFNLFITSGSSVALEETFLDKFLTGLYQQLSELETCLEEEKEVEHSLLGSENSRLIVKRYFQGISLYLKGKEYSRCAWEVVRVEIRRCLLFIKKITGKLRK from the coding sequence ATGGCCCTCCCAATTTCTGTACTGCTGGCCCTGGTGATGCTGTGCTCCAGCCCCACTGGCTCTCTGGGTTGTGATCTGTCTCCAAGCCAAGGCAGTCTGGAAACGTTCACACTTTTGAGTCAGATGGAGAGAATCTCCATTCTGTCTTGTCTGAAGGACAGGACTGATTTCAGATTTCCTCAGGTGCTTGTGGATGGGAACCAGTTGGAGAAGACACAGACCATAGCGGTCGTGCATGAGATGCTTCAGCAGATCTTCAACCTCTTCATCACAAGTGGCTCTTCTGTGGCTTTGGAGGAGACCTTCCTGGACAAATTCCTCACTGGACTTTATCAGCAGCTGAGTGAGCTGGAGACATGtttggaggaggaaaaggaggtggAACACTCACTCCTGGGAAGTGAGAACTCCAGACTGATTGTGAAGAGGTACTTCCAAGGAATCAGTTTGTATCTGAAAGGGAAAGAATACAGCCGCTGTGCCTGGGAGGTTGTCAGGGTGGAAATCAGAAGGTGCTTACTCTTCATTAAGAAGATCACAGgaaaactcaggaaataa